One Methanosphaera cuniculi DNA window includes the following coding sequences:
- a CDS encoding phage tail tube protein: protein MTQVVSFSPEQKWANEAEDDDTHIRADKANASLNAEPVTLNGGSKTIQKMRVGYPEPSSEMDTAIDTKVFHKYMYYTLGNYAHSTTTVNGQSKHCHEFYGGDSTKLPSATTRLTYDVDDYVLEKTLLGCVMDEFNLETSDELSTASLSMIYRTEKSKKISQTEQDIREVDAVPFIGYDYQITLGGVDSYVFNELKLSIKNNHKIDGARGLGNRFYGRQPNVGEREIQLELTTVFDTDNLETVIKSEYGDENLETITDENGYWIPSKCKLFTIPLKLKIMTCEDATEYVEIEILNCIISIDPLEFSGSDDVEVKLTLQATGTKKVALNSGVEKRTDIRCIVVNDQEEITPSIKTATTTPSSTYTSTEEE from the coding sequence ATGACTCAAGTAGTTTCATTCAGTCCTGAACAAAAATGGGCAAACGAAGCAGAAGATGATGATACACATATAAGAGCAGATAAAGCAAATGCAAGCTTAAACGCTGAACCTGTAACATTAAACGGGGGAAGTAAAACAATACAAAAAATGAGAGTAGGTTATCCAGAGCCATCAAGTGAAATGGATACTGCAATAGATACAAAAGTATTCCACAAATACATGTACTATACTTTGGGGAATTATGCTCATTCAACAACAACAGTAAATGGACAATCAAAACATTGTCATGAATTTTACGGAGGAGACTCTACAAAACTACCTAGTGCAACAACAAGACTTACATATGATGTAGATGATTATGTTCTTGAAAAAACGTTACTAGGTTGTGTAATGGATGAATTTAACCTGGAGACAAGTGATGAGCTTAGTACTGCTTCACTTTCAATGATTTACAGAACTGAAAAATCTAAAAAAATATCACAAACAGAGCAAGATATACGTGAAGTAGATGCAGTACCCTTTATAGGTTATGATTATCAAATAACACTTGGTGGAGTAGATAGTTATGTATTTAATGAACTAAAACTAAGTATAAAAAATAATCATAAAATCGACGGTGCTAGAGGACTGGGTAACAGATTCTACGGAAGACAACCAAACGTAGGAGAACGTGAAATACAATTAGAACTCACAACTGTATTTGATACAGATAACCTAGAAACAGTTATCAAATCAGAATACGGTGATGAAAATTTAGAAACAATTACAGATGAAAATGGATACTGGATACCATCAAAATGTAAACTTTTCACAATTCCCCTAAAATTAAAAATAATGACCTGTGAAGATGCAACAGAGTATGTTGAAATTGAAATACTTAACTGTATAATCAGCATTGATCCGTTAGAATTTAGTGGTAGTGATGATGTAGAAGTAAAACTCACCCTTCAAGCTACAGGAACAAAAAAAGTAGCACTTAATAGTGGAGTAGAAAAAAGAACTGATATTCGATGTATTGTTGTAAATGATCAAGAAGAAATTACCCCTTCAATAAAAACAGCAACAACAACACCTAGTTCAACATACACTAGTACTGAAGAAGAATAG
- a CDS encoding HK97 gp10 family phage protein, which translates to MKFEINLKKNKDIDYSNKSSKIQKEMLNKTGLKAYTSVKDKTPKRTGELRGAWSMTKNSQQVKIQNKLPYALYLEAGTGIYGNRGAPIFPKTAPFLQFEIDGQIIRTLSVKGIKPVKMAEKTIDEIEKQLPVLWSETIERCMK; encoded by the coding sequence ATGAAATTTGAAATCAACCTTAAAAAAAATAAAGACATAGATTACAGCAATAAATCAAGTAAAATACAAAAAGAAATGCTAAACAAAACAGGACTAAAAGCATACACCTCTGTAAAAGATAAAACACCAAAACGAACAGGTGAACTAAGAGGAGCATGGAGCATGACAAAAAACAGTCAACAAGTCAAAATACAAAATAAACTGCCTTATGCATTATACTTAGAAGCAGGTACAGGTATCTATGGTAATAGAGGAGCACCAATTTTCCCAAAAACTGCTCCTTTCCTCCAATTTGAAATTGATGGGCAAATCATAAGAACATTATCAGTAAAAGGAATCAAACCTGTAAAAATGGCAGAAAAAACTATTGATGAAATTGAAAAACAATTACCTGTGCTATGGAGTGAAACAATAGAAAGGTGTATGAAATGA